One segment of Pseudomonadota bacterium DNA contains the following:
- a CDS encoding GGDEF domain-containing protein codes for MQARALGIARGILYPLIGVLLGLGAPLGLLLLRAAAARSWPGVGWARQQLDQDPLTYAYLASATPIVFAVVGAMLGRLEDRLTLQARTDRLTGLANRALFEERLAYELSRRQRYPFPLALLIVDVDGLKRINDTGGHKAGDVALRSVGQSLKTCSRSADLPARLAGDEFAVLAPSTRAADAMKLAQRIRSSLAEQSDVTVSIGIADTEDLPQPGSKALMEAADKALYEAKTRGRDRAVSSLPPRPDRADSNHQN; via the coding sequence ATGCAGGCTAGGGCACTTGGGATCGCACGCGGGATCCTCTACCCGCTGATCGGCGTGCTGCTGGGGCTTGGTGCACCGCTCGGTCTGCTGCTGTTGCGCGCCGCGGCCGCACGCAGCTGGCCCGGGGTGGGGTGGGCGCGGCAGCAGCTCGACCAGGACCCCTTGACCTACGCTTACCTGGCAAGCGCCACACCGATCGTCTTCGCCGTGGTGGGTGCCATGCTGGGCCGCCTCGAGGATCGTCTCACGCTACAGGCCCGCACCGACCGGCTTACGGGCCTGGCCAATCGAGCGCTTTTCGAGGAGCGGCTTGCCTATGAGCTCTCGCGCCGGCAGCGTTACCCCTTTCCACTCGCCTTGCTGATCGTCGACGTCGACGGCCTCAAGCGGATCAACGACACCGGGGGGCACAAAGCCGGAGACGTGGCGCTGAGGTCCGTGGGGCAAAGCCTCAAGACCTGCTCGCGCAGCGCAGACCTTCCCGCACGCCTGGCCGGCGACGAGTTCGCTGTTCTCGCACCGAGCACCCGAGCGGCCGACGCCATGAAGCTTGCCCAGCGAATCCGTTCGAGCCTGGCCGAGCAGTCGGACGTCACCGTGTCGATCGGGATCGCGGATACCGAGGACTTGCCGCAGCCCGGAAGCAAGGCGCTCATGGAAGCGGCCGACAAGGCCCTATACGAGGCCAAGACTCGCGGCCGCGACCGTGCGGTCAGCAGCCTGCCTCCCCGGCCCGACCGGGCGGACTCTAACCACCAAAACTGA
- a CDS encoding sigma-54 dependent transcriptional regulator translates to MADPKGRVLIVDDETNAREALAELLGADGYVTRTATDGQRALAVLEGFDPDVVLTDLKMPRLDGLGLLERAKPNVPHTAFIVMTAFGSIDTAVRAIQQGAESYVTKPVDMSALSAALLRAVEKAQLSREAARLREQVTERYSFGSIIGNHPSMQRLLKQVAQVARSRATVLIHGESGTGKELIAAAIHHNSKRRGGPFVRLNCAALAQSLLESELLGHERGAFTGATGRREGRFRQAHGGTLFLDEVSEIPPAVQVKLLRFLQEREFERVGGNETLRVDVRVVAATNCSLEEGVKDGTFREDLYYRLHVVKLEVPPLRVRKSDIPVLAHHFFRKYAEQNEVRLQGFSNEAIRHLMTYPWPGNVRELENAIERAVVMNETGTIEVGDFPAAATSGPAGDMSMLVPGLTLGELERMAILQTLEAVGGSTAKAAELLGISRRKIQYRLKEWGETARAEREG, encoded by the coding sequence ATGGCAGATCCCAAAGGCCGAGTCCTGATCGTAGACGACGAAACGAACGCCAGGGAAGCGCTCGCAGAGCTGCTGGGGGCCGACGGCTACGTCACACGAACCGCGACCGACGGCCAGCGCGCGCTCGCAGTGCTGGAGGGCTTCGACCCCGACGTTGTTCTGACCGATCTGAAAATGCCGAGGCTCGATGGGCTGGGGCTGCTCGAAAGGGCCAAGCCGAATGTGCCGCACACAGCCTTCATCGTGATGACAGCCTTCGGCAGCATCGACACGGCCGTGCGGGCCATCCAGCAGGGGGCGGAGAGCTACGTCACCAAGCCGGTTGACATGAGCGCCCTGTCGGCCGCGCTCCTGCGCGCGGTCGAGAAGGCTCAGCTATCGCGGGAGGCGGCGCGGCTGCGGGAGCAGGTCACCGAGCGCTATTCCTTTGGCAGCATCATCGGTAATCACCCTTCGATGCAGCGCCTGCTCAAGCAGGTCGCGCAGGTCGCACGCAGCCGGGCAACCGTCCTGATACACGGAGAGAGTGGGACCGGGAAAGAGCTGATCGCAGCAGCGATCCACCACAACTCCAAGCGCCGGGGCGGCCCGTTTGTTCGCCTGAATTGCGCCGCCCTGGCACAGAGCCTGCTCGAGTCCGAGCTGCTCGGACACGAGCGCGGTGCGTTCACCGGGGCGACTGGGCGCCGGGAAGGCCGGTTCAGGCAAGCTCACGGTGGCACGCTGTTTCTTGACGAGGTGAGCGAAATCCCGCCTGCCGTTCAGGTCAAGCTGCTCAGGTTCCTGCAAGAGCGTGAGTTCGAGCGCGTCGGCGGCAACGAGACCTTGAGGGTGGACGTGCGCGTGGTGGCAGCCACCAACTGCTCGCTGGAAGAGGGCGTCAAGGACGGGACCTTTCGCGAAGACCTGTACTACCGCCTCCATGTCGTCAAGCTCGAGGTCCCGCCGCTGCGGGTACGCAAGAGCGATATCCCCGTGCTGGCGCACCATTTCTTCCGCAAGTACGCGGAGCAGAACGAGGTGCGGCTGCAGGGCTTCAGCAATGAGGCCATACGCCACCTCATGACCTATCCCTGGCCCGGCAACGTGCGCGAGCTCGAGAACGCGATCGAACGCGCCGTGGTGATGAACGAAACCGGCACCATCGAGGTTGGCGACTTTCCGGCTGCAGCGACCTCCGGCCCCGCGGGTGACATGAGCATGCTCGTACCCGGGCTCACCTTGGGTGAGCTCGAGCGCATGGCGATCCTGCAGACCCTGGAGGCGGTGGGAGGATCGACGGCAAAGGCCGCCGAGCTGCTTGGTATAAGCCGCCGCAAGATACAGTATCGGCTCAAGGAGTGGGGTGAGACAGCCCGCGCAGAGCGAGAGGGCTAG